AAACCTTTgcagtaggggaatgacatggtgaGAGCATCAGTTCagtaaaatcactttggcagatgagtggaggatgaattggagtttGGAAAGATGCTGATAGGGAACAGAaagaaggttattgcaataattcTGGATTAACACATTCAGAGTCTGCACAGGGTGTTGATTATTTTGGTGAAGAGCAGGAAATATATGTGAGAAAAACTAGGAAAATTTGAAACTGGCTTTGGCAAGCCTCTAAACACTCTgagattcattttcttcttttgtaaattaATGTgttccactgtggctgatcagaccaatacaagctcagaatgctctaccatagtaGGTGCATATATCTTTATGGGGTGTTGTATGAACCAATGTAATAGTAGgtgaggaaaaatatttttttgttgttgagtccattcagttgtgtctaaatctctgtgatcccattttgtgtattctcagaaaaggaagtcatttaccatttccttctctagtccattttacagatgaggaaactgagtcaaacagggttaagtgaattgcccaggttcatacagctagtaagtgtctgaagccagatttaaattcaagaaaACAAGTTTTTCTGATGtaaggcccagtactctatccactgtaccatctatctGCTTAAACCAGACAGTCTGTCTAACAGGAAAGTATGAGTATAGTATTTATTTCAAGTATTTGTTTTTATTGCTCCACAATGTCTACTGCTTATAAGGAGTAAGAGGGTGAGGAAAATCAATCTTACAGCTGGATTGGGAGTACATTGTTGAGTCAAGACTTAGGTAAATAGAATTCAACTCTTATTAGAAATGTAGTCAGGATAGCCAACATAAAGGGAggcttaaaaaatgtttccctTCCCAAGGGCTATTGTGGTAACCTTTGCTTCACTATGAGCAAGAAGTTAAGCCACCCTAAACCCTGTATAGGTATCTGCTGCTGTCAAAATAGGACATAGGCCCCATTATCATGGAGGAGGGCCTACGTTTTACttgttaaattcaattcaataagcatttattgcgCTCCTACTATGCCCCAGGAACTGTATTAAGACTgcagatgcaaaaagaggcaaatgagagtccctgccttcaaggtccATACAGTGTATGCCCAGATGTATGCACTGAGAAACTTCCCTTGGGTCTCCTTTGCATATGGTGATGGAGTTGGCAGAATGTATAACTAACCTTCACTTTCATGGCCTCCTCTTATGTGAGGTGGAAACTTCTTTGGTAGGTCCAATACTGCATAATACATTCATTTTCCTGGCTAGTTTAGGCATGGATCCATTGTTTTACTGAGGCAATTTGTCAGGTACTGGTTTGAACAACCATGTCATTCCACTTAGATTCCGTAGGGAAGGGTTCTCTTTCAGTAGGCAGATACATAAGTAATGTATGCTTGTCAGGTTTTCAATTTGGTTGTTGTACAGGTCcatatggatacacacacatgtatgtacatgtatatttgtacacatgtatgtacgtacatatatatgagacctttatcagagagactCACAAAGATTTTTCATGTCAATGATTTCCCTATTAATAGTTTATGACTCTTCTTTGATTTAACATAATTAAAACTCTTTATCCCTTCATTCACTATGAACTTTTGTGCTTTCCACAGTTCTGAAAGTAAGTTTTTCCCTGCTTCTCTAATTTACATATGATCTCTTTTGTGTAAGACGTATCCAATCGAAGTTTATCTTGGAACACTATATGAATTATTGATCCATACAACATTTCTGACAGACTGCTTTCTGGTTTTTCCAAAACCTTTTAATCGAAGAGGGAGTGTCCTGATATCAAGATCTTTGAGTCTATCTGACACTATGCTATTATGTTCATTTACTTTACTATTTTGTTCAACAAATCAGTGCCACTGATCAATCTCtctattttcaaatgaaaatccAATTATTTGGGTGATTTTTACTATTTAAAATTTGAGATTTGGTTCTGTCATGCATCTTTTCCCTCAGTATTTCTGCATCATTGCCTCTGAGTTTCTTGACCTTATGTTTCTCCAGAAACTCCAATATTACTTTTCTTCTCTAACTTTAGCATGTAATCATGTAGTCAACATTGCAGTTTTTTATGACTCTAGAGATCTTTGAAGATGGAAGTGATATGATGAAACATTTTCCTGAGAAATACCTTGCAATTATATGGAGAGGATAGATTGAAGGTAGAATTGAGACACAGTTGAATTAAGCAAATTTAATATTCTGCCTTAGATGCAATGGTGGCCCAAGCAAGAGTGGTGACCTATGTCAGAATGAATAGAAGGGGATATTAGAGATTGAACTTTTGTCTTTCATCTCTCTATTCATTTCTGTGTTTCTTACAGGTTTTATTCATTAGAGGTTGCAATGTTATTGGTTCACACTCTTAGAACGTTGCCAGAAGAATATTGGTACTTCCAAAAATGCTTCTGTGTGTATGGCTGTGTTAAGGAGCAGTTGAAACTCAGAAGGGGGTGCAAAATCTCCCAGATGCAGTCCTCAAAACTTCAATTTTCCTCCCCAGTGATGGCCTGGACTCATCCATCTGCATCATACTTAGCTCAATTTGATCAATATTCAattttcatcctttattttttcaaatggtcATGGATTTCACTGAGGCAACTAATTCAAGAAAGTAGGTCAAAATAAAATGCTCACAATTGCTTTACGAATGTATTACTTTTATTACTTCCCTCATTTTGAACACTATGTGTCCCTCAATAAATCCTAGTCATTAATATTAGACATTTGCCATTTCACACTACTTATTTATACCCAGCTTGTGGAACTCTAAAAGAACCAGATCtttttttgtttagtattttatttttcccaattacttctgaaaaaattttaacattgttttttttaaactttgagttctaaattctctcccttcttctctctatcACTCCTACTCTTCAAGGAATGcagtttgatacaggttatacatgtgcaatcaggtaaaacatttccatattagtcatcttgtgaaagaaaacacagacaaaaagaaccccaagaaaaaaaaggacaagTTTTTATGGAAGGATAAGGTCTGAGGCTATATTAAAAAGTGTtaagggggggaggagccaagatgatgaagcagaaagatacacatatgctagcttcaaacccaaagcccataaaatacctgtaaagaagaactcccaacaaattctggagcagcagaagccacagaacaatggagtggaggagatttctgttccagagagacctgaaaaactgacacaaaaggtccatcacacactggactggagcagagctcagccctgccttggtccTGCGGCACTGAGAAGAGCAGattcaagcaggcttcaggggcagaatctccagcatcagcgcaggtccccccacccacaggtgctgaaggtcagtgagagggtcttttcagctcgctGAGACGGGAGCTGGGTGTCTCCATATCTCAGgcctcctcgggaggcagcagtggaggcagcagcagacaggggctccgaAAGCTggcaggagctctgatccattgttgaaggtctccacataaaccccctgagggagccttgtgtggcagccctgcccctacctgagcacctgaacttaatctcacattgaatagcagccctgcccccgcctaaagccctgaggctgggaagcagcttttgaatctcagcctccaagcactagctgggcagatctggaggcgaggtgagtgtggagaggaaactcagaagtcaagtaactggttgggaaaatgcccagaaaaggggaaaaaaataagaccatagaaggttgctttcttggggaacagatatctcctcccatcctttcagatgaggaagaacaatgcttactatcagggaaagacttagaagtcaaggcttctgtatcccaaacatccaaaagaaatattcaatgggctcaggccatggaaaagctcaaaaaggattttgaaaatcaagttagagaggtggaggaaaaagtgggaagagaaatgagagacatgcaagaaaagcatgaaaagcaggtcaacaccttgctaaaggagacccaaaaaaatgctgaagaaaataacaccttgaaaaataggctaactcaactggcaaaagaggttcaaaaaagccaatgaggagaagaatgctttcaaaagcagaattagccaaatggaaaaggaggttcaaaagctcactgaagaaaataattctttcaaaattagaatggaacagatggaggctaatgactttatgagaaaccaagaaaccacaaaacaaaaccaaaagaatgaaaaaatggaagatagtgtgaaatatttcattggaaaaacaactgacctggaaaatagatccaggagagacaatttaaaaattatgggactacgtgaaagccatgatcaaaaaaagagcctagacatcatctttcatgaaattatcaaggaaaagtgccctgatattttagaaccagagggcaaaataagtattcaagaaatccaccaatcaccacctgaaagagatccaaaaagagaagctcctaggaacattgtggacaaattccagagttccctggtcaaggagaaaatattgcaagcagctagaaaaaaacaattcaagtattgtggaaatacagtcagaataacacaagatctaccagcttccacattaagggattgaagggcgtgggatatgatattccaaaagtcaaaggaactaggacttaaaccaagaatcacctacccagcaaaactgagtataatatttcagaggaaaaaatggattttcgatgaagtagaggactttcaagcattcttgatgaaaagaccagagctgaaaagaaaatttgactttcaaacacaagaatgaagagaagcatgtaaaggcaaacagcaaagagaagtcataaggacttagtaaagttgaactgtttacattcctgcatggaaagacaatatttgtaactcttgaaacttttcagtatctgggtacttggtgggattacacacacacacatgcacatgcacatgcacacacacacatacacacacgcacgcacacacacaaagacagagagcacagagtgaattgaataggatgggatcatatctttaaaaaatgaaattaaacgataagagagaaatatattgggaggagaaagggagaaatggaatggggcaaattatctctcataaaagaggcaaacataagactttttagtgaagggaaaaagaagggagatgagagaaaaacatgaaattttctttcataactgccaagcctagaggcctgtattgggctaccgagtctttcctacctgtcccaggtctttggctggccacgccggatgcacgtatgagagaaaggacgttccagagtcgaacaggggttgagctttattccagggaatcggttacaagtgcagggagaagtcttccttaggaggaagagggggagatttcctaaggaggctaagcttaagggattggaagtagaagtacaagcggggagagagggggaggggagagaggaaagaaaagaagcggagccctacttttctctttggctccacacgtgctaagagagctttctggcttccttagtcctacttaatcttcagccacacagtttgcatctcaataccatgctgttaggtaactaggtgtgctccaatccgggacgacctcgagggcagggagactccacccatcaggtatctccgggggagaggcggaaatacccgagctagctgagctagctcagtctgaccttttcgaacccccgctgttcatggagggcctcgtaagactctaagatttagaagtcccacttttatctgcccgagactgtccacacggaattgagcttccagtcccaacacataacattcgactaaaggaaggaataaaatgcacactctttttggtatgaaaacctatcttacaatactggaaagtggggaagaatgggataagcagggtggggggcatgatggaaTGGACGGCAATGGGAGGAgtgagcaatctgaagtcaacactcttggggagggacaggatcaaaagagtgaatagaagcaatggggggcaggataggatggagggaaatacagttagtcttacacaacacgagtattatggaagtcatttgcaaaactacacagatatggcctgtatttaattgcttgccttcccaaagggaatgggggaggactgaggggtgaagagaagttggaagtcaaagttttaggaacaactgttgagtactgttcttgcttctaggaaataagaaatacaggtaatggggtatagaaagttatctggccctacaggacaaaagagaagttggggacaagggaagggagggatgatagaagagagggcagataggtgataggggcaattagaatgctcggtgttccggggtggggggaggggacaaatggggagaaaatttggaacccaaaattttgtgaaaatgaatgttagaagttaaataaattaacatataagtaaaaaaattaaatcaaatttaaaaaaagaagggtatagacaaccaaaaaaaaagggttaagaagagagttgGAGTAGAAAAAGAGGAAGTACCTATCATAGACAGGCTTTGCAAGAATTTAGTTACAAAAGGCAGGAGAGGACAACAGTTAGGGAAATAGAAGGACTAAGAGAGGCTTTTGTAAAAGGAGGAAAATCCAATATTCTTATGTTAAATCTCACACATAGATTTCACAAAAATAGCTCCCCTTTTGCATATAGTCATTGAATACACATTGGGCACAGAATAGATTTTGTTTCGTCTTtatatcaaagaaaatataacCATGGAGAGGAAACAAGGGAAACACAGAAGATGTAGTAGACAGAATATTGGACTTAGAAAACTTAGGTTCAGATAATGACTGATTTATTTGTAGCATAatcttggacatgtcacttagtCTGCTTAaatttccacttctttttatGGAAAACGAAGTGGTTAGAATGTACGAACTTTACAGTGAATCTATGATTCCACAAAAGCAGTCAAAGAGGTCCTCATCTTCCCTAAATGGAAATTGAATTTAGGGTTGTACTGGGGAAATTCTTCCTGCTGATATCATTTATTGGCAACCCCTTCTGAATTTGTAGTCCCATTTTATGGTCTAATCTTCTTCCAGAACATAAAcgtatttgggggggggggttgatgaACAAGTCTTCCTATCCAATCTGTACTTTTTCTCTAACTCCCTTTCTTTCAGCTTCTGGGGGAAATATGAATGTGATTATTTTCCTTCCCCAACAACTGTGGTTTGATCTTTGAAAATTTCCCTCATGAAAAACTATTGTGTCCGTAATCCTAATATTTCTTGAATCTAATTCCAGTTCTTTTTACTATATCATATTATGCCTAGCAAGTACAGAagaaagggcagctagggggcaaagtggatagagagagCACTAGCTCTGGGGTCAGgaaagcttgagttcaaatcttatttcagACACCACAGTTACTAGGTGTGACTGGCCAAATCATTTACCTCAagacaataaagaaaagaaaacagtaggAGAGAGCATTTCAAAATTTTAGGACATACCTGAAAATAGGCAAAACGTTCAGATAGATATTGTCCCTTAAAAAGCACAAATCTAAGAAAATCTCTGCCTAGAGGCAGCTTTCCTGAAAGCACTCTGGACATCTTTGTTCCTCAAGCTATAAATCAGAGGGTTCAGCATGGGAATGGCTATGGTATAAAACACTGCCACGACTTTGTCTGTGTCCATGGAATGACTGGAGCTGGGTTTTAAGTAAATGAAACTTTCTGTGACATACAATAGACAGACTACTGATAGGTGGGAGGCACAGGTGGAGAAGGCTTTCTGCCTACCCTCAGCAGAGTGCATCCTCAGGATGGTTATAAAGATGAACAGATAGGACTTCAAGATGACTAGCATGGCACAAAAGGCAGTAAATCCTCCTAATAAAAAGACCACCCATTGAGTGGTGTGAGTATCAgagcaggagagagacagaaggacgGGAATATCACAGAAGAAGTGATGGATCACATTGGACCTACAAAAGGACAGGCTGAAGGTGAAAAACGTATGGATGCCAGAGTACAGAAAGCCACAGACATAGGAGCCAACTGCTAGAGCGGTACATACACTTGAAGTCAGGGTGGTGGTGTAATGGAGGGGCCTACACACAGCTGCCTGGCGATCATAGGCCATAACAGCCAGGAGATAATTTTCAATGGATGCAAACgctaaaaaaaagaacatttgtgTAGCACATCCATTGTAAGTGATGACCTTATTCCCTGTGAGAAACCCAGCCATGACTCTGGGTGTAATAACTGAGGAGTAACCAAAATCCACCAGAGAGAGGTTGctgaggaaaaagtacatggggtTGTGGAGGTGGGAGTCCCAGGAGATCAAGGCTACCAtccccaggttccccaccacaGTGATGAGGTAGAGGAGGGTGAGGAGAATGAACAGGACCACCTGAAGTTCTGGGGCATCTGTTAATCCCCAAAGAATGAACTCTTTCACAAGTGTTCTGTTCTCCATACAAGTCATTTGGGATCATTGACCTGTAAAacagaaaaatcattaaaattacCTCCCTGTAGTTAGTCATTGTCTGCAACTTTTCTAGTAGTGGTAGGGAAAGTCTGAAAGCATCTTAATGATGCCATGCTGAATATTTAGGAGCAGCAGATTGCAGTTAGGTGCCAGAGGAGATAGAGGAGTAGGCTTTCTCTCAAGAAATCCTGAGACATTTGTATCTATGTTattttgggcatgtcacttaaactctgtctacctcaatttccttagctgTAGAACAagggataataattgcatctaCTCCCCAGGGTTGCTGGGGCTTAAATGGAATATTTGCTAATTGTTTATAATCttaatattacacacacatatgtatgtgtgcatatacccCTACACATTTATGCACttgcacatatacataaaaatgtaaatatgtacatatgtatatcatatataaatatgtgtattacAATACTCATATTCACGTAGGTGTATCATATATGCCTCTATATTTACTTACCTATACATCTTATCTATATGTTATTCTATATGTCTGTACGAACACAAAATATGCACAGACCAGTTGAGTATGCATACAAACACACTTATAAATGCAAATTTATTCTTAAACCTATaagaacatatatgtgtatataaacataaacCAATTGGCCTTTTGTAttcatatagatacacacacgcATACCTGCACAAAGAcccagaaacaaacaaaccaattCGAATGGCCTCAGGAAAGGCCGTACACAAGAGCTCTGATTTGaaaaatgatggtgatggtgaggaAGGATGGAGTTTTCGATATCAAGGTCCAGGTTTTTGCGCAGTGTCCTGAATAAGAAAAAGGCTGCCAACTCAGGCTGACCATATATGAAGGGGAGTAGCATGACATACAAAAAGAATGGCACACTGGGGCCAGATTTGGAACGTCTTTGAATGGCACactgaggaatttgtattctGTTCTGGAAACAGTAGAGAAGCACTGAAGACCTCTGAATATGGGACTGGAATGTTCAGATCTAATTTTCCTAGCTATGGAAATCaatcaaaagaaagaggaagtatGACATAGTGCCACAAAGCCTTGTTGGAGATCTTGCCTGCAGTGCTTACTCCCTGTCTGACCTTAAATCACTTACTATCCCTTTCAACAATTTCCTCCATCGTACGACAACTGGGTGGACTCCAAAGCCTTTTAGGTCCTTTCCAGAAATCTATTATTTTATGGACTGATTTCTGACTAGATGCTTCTCAGTACCATCTGACAAACTTAACAGCACGCTGTCTTCTCCAATATGAAATCCAAAGGAGTCACCCTTTGACGGGGAgcgaattttttttcatttggttgcATTCATGAGTTGCCACAACTAAAGCAAATCATTATTTGGTAGTCAGACTTCCGGTGGTGTAGCTCTCTACACAAAGTTAGGCTAGACTTAGAATATAAGAACGGTCACTCCATCCACAGGTTGTTCTAGAAGACTTTTAAGTTATGGAAGTCCTGCCCTACTTTGCCCTTCCCTACCCTCAGTTTAAGGAAATATAGCTGTCTCCACACCATAGTAAGGCATTGGAACAGAGTTTTGGAGGAAACTAAAGAAGCCTGTCATATTTGATAAATTACAACTTTTTTggggaggcaaacagggtcaggtgacttgcatagggtcatgGGACCAAGTGCctgtggcaagatttgaactcatatttcctgactctggacctgTGTTAGattcactatgccacttagctgtaCCTACATTACAACTTCTACATGGAAAAGACATTCCTTTAGATAGAATTACACAATCTCAAAACAAGGAGAAGCAAGATCATTAAATTAGTGGTATGCAGTACAGCAATTTAAATGAGGGCTCTCTGTGTGAGTCCTAGTTTTAAGATGAGAGAAGACCTATTTAATTATTACATTTATTAGCAAAGGTAAccaaatccaaaaatatgttcATAATATGAAAGGGAAATAGCGGGGAAACTCATGTTCAGGTTTCGGTGTTATGATGTGATTTATTACATGTAAGTATTCCCTACCAACTTCAGCCTTGGTAACCTGACAGTAGGGGACTTTGCAGCCTCCAAGGCAGTATCTACatttggtggtggtgggagaTGGGGCCATTCCAGAGATGGGTGCATAGCCTTTCCTTTTGTTATGGGATATGTCccagttccctcatctctaaaatggaaataataatagcacctacttaccaggtttgtgaggatcaagtgagacaatgCTCTTTTAGTATATAGTTGACAGATTTATCAATTATAATTTACTAATATAGTCCTGCCTCTGATCATGCAGGTTTAATAACCCTgaggaagttacttaaccttgtagTGCCATAGGCAACTTTTGAAGACTACAAGGTGAAGGGAAAGTGCCTACCTGCACTgattaatatcaatattttaaacATGAGAATCTGAGACCATATCATACATATAGGCTGTAAATACCTGCTTCTGCCATGATCCCCTGTCATTAACACATCTTTCATTAAGGACAGCTggtactctgtctctctcttcttaaaTGTATTTCTGCTAGTCTCATTGCCTTTAGTTCATGCCCAGCCTATGAAATAACTTTCTGAAAGTCACCTGCAACTTTACCTCATGACTATTGCTTTATAATGCTTAGTTTTAATAATTACAACAGCTAACCATTAATAGCACTGAAAATTTGCAAAGTCCTTCATACAGAAACCTATATAGGCCCTAGAGTCACAAAGACAGCTCTCGagaagttcaaatgtggccccagataattactagccatgtgaccctgggaaaatcatttaatcttgcatgcctcagtttcctcattagtaaaatgagctggagaagaaatcacaagttactccagtatctttgccaagaaaacctcaaatgactTCACGAAGaatggacataactgaaaaaagtctgaacaacaaaatttcatatctcatttgatcctcacaacatacTTGTAAGGGAGATACTTttcttaccctcattttacaaatgaccgCTGTAAGGCTGAAAAAGACtgggtgacttacccagggtcaaatagTTAGTAAGTCTCCTGAAGGAGTATTTCACTCTTGCAAGTGAAGTCTCCTCTATTTAGCAATGAAGCCCTCGAAAGCACAGAACAGTTtaatctttttgtatccccagaactcaaTGTAGCACTgagcaggtgcttaatgaataccaGTTGACTGAGTGAAAAACTTATTGATTCTGGTCTCCTTTTGTGAAATAAAGATATTATTACCCACAGGAATTACATCACAAGGATTTTTGTTCGTTTGTTTTAGTTTGAATGTGAGAAAACTTGCCCCTTTCCCCAAAGTGCTTAGACATTACAGTTTCAATTATCTCTATAGGCTGTGAGGTTTAAATATGAAAACACATGTAAAGGATTATGAGGAGCATACAATCaccaggagaaaaggaaagaaaatatcctAGGCCATAAGGTCTTTGAGACAGTAAGGAGTCATGGATAAAGTCAagactcggagtcaggaagacctgtatttgaatcccacctcagacacttattagctgttggACCCTGGTGAAGACACTTAAAGCCTCAGCCCTAATTTTCTTATTTACATATAGTGGTAATGTTCATTATGGCATTTATTTCAAAGATCTGCCCTATTTGTTTTTAGAGTTAATGTATGAAATACTCCCTGAAATGTGACTTATCATTGTAGTCAAGAACCATGTCCTATAGAGTTTTGTATCATTCTCCCTCCCATCTATGTTCCTCCCCAACATTAATCTGATACTCTGTGTGTAttctaaaaaatattcattttttgttaAGGTTTCATCTGCATTAAAGTCACA
The DNA window shown above is from Notamacropus eugenii isolate mMacEug1 chromosome 2, mMacEug1.pri_v2, whole genome shotgun sequence and carries:
- the LOC140523338 gene encoding olfactory receptor 5B2-like is translated as MTCMENRTLVKEFILWGLTDAPELQVVLFILLTLLYLITVVGNLGMVALISWDSHLHNPMYFFLSNLSLVDFGYSSVITPRVMAGFLTGNKVITYNGCATQMFFFLAFASIENYLLAVMAYDRQAAVCRPLHYTTTLTSSVCTALAVGSYVCGFLYSGIHTFFTFSLSFCRSNVIHHFFCDIPVLLSLSCSDTHTTQWVVFLLGGFTAFCAMLVILKSYLFIFITILRMHSAEGRQKAFSTCASHLSVVCLLYVTESFIYLKPSSSHSMDTDKVVAVFYTIAIPMLNPLIYSLRNKDVQSAFRKAASRQRFS